TATCGACGCCATGATTGCCGAGAATGCGGATGAGCTGCTCCACGTCAGCCAAATGCGGGACGTTTTCGAGCGTCAGCGTGTCGCTGGTCAGAAGCGAAGCGATCATCAACGGCAAGGCGGCGTTTTTGGCGCCGGAGATGGGGATGACGCCGTTGAGCTTGTTGCCACCCGTAATTCTGATGCGATCCATGCGTCCCTACGGGCCTGTGCCCGCCTTTCTTATCATGCCTTGCGGAAAGACGCGTCCTTAGACGAATTTCCGCGGCGTTTCAATTTTATGCTGGTGAATTGTCTATGAGGATGATTCGTCCGTTTTTGCGGCAGGCAGGCCAATCGTCTGGTCTTCTTCACCTGCGCGGCGTGCCCGAACCTGCTGTTTGCGCTTCAGAAGATTTTCACGAAGCTTCTTCGCCGCCCGCGCCTTGCGCTCCGCCTCACGCTGGCGCGCCTTTTCACCGGGGCCGGCCTGCGTGTTGCCGTTTGCCACTACGGCCGACGGTTCCTTCGAAATGTCCACGGAAACCGCCGCCTTCGCCTGTTTGTCATGTTGTTCGTTCATAGATTCAGCAATATCTGAAAAATGCGTTTTTCAACAGGGGGCACGCTTTTTTGCCCCACTGGATGAAGAATATCGTTTTGCGACTTGCGCTCGTCAAAAACCTATGGCAATAGGCCGCCACGCTTGATGCTGAAGCAGACGCTTCGGCACCGGATGCTGCTATAGCTCAGGGGTAGAGCACTCCCTTGGTAAGGGAGAGGCCGAGAGTTCAAATCTCTCTAGCAGCACCATTTTCTCCCATAAAACAGATACTTAGATAATCGCAAACGCCGAAGGCGTCGTCGCGCTTCGGTTCGCACGCGTTGCATCAGGCCGCGTCAAATGGAAAACCGCGCCTCTTGCGAAGCGCGGTCTCCATATCCGAATATTCTGTTGCTGCCAGAGCGGGACGAAACCGCCCGTAGCCAACGGGCGCCGCTTACTGGCGGAATAGCGACAGGATATTTTCGGAACTGGTATTGGCGATGGAGAGCGACTGGATACCCAGCTGCTGCTGTGTCTGAAGAGCCTTGAGCTTGGTGGATTCTTCGTTCATGTCCGCATCGACGAGACGGCCGATGCCCTTGTCGATGGAGTCGGTGAGTTTCGAGACGAAGTCTTCCTGCAGGCCAATGCGCATCTTGATCGAACCGAGAGCGGCGGATGCACTGCTGATCGACTGAAATGCCGTTTCGACATCGGTGAGAAGGTTCCCGATGGTGTAGGTCGGCGGCGTTGCAGAATTGAACAGCTTGAGATCGATATCCCATACGGAAATGCCGGAAGCCGTGCCGGGCTGGCCGATGATACCCTTTGTTGTGTCAAGCGTTGCGGGCGAGCCGGTCAGGCCGAAAAGCACGTTGGCGGTTGTTGTGCCGGCGGTGGTGTCGATAAGCGTATAGTCCGTTTTCGTAACGCTGACGGTGCCGCCGCCATCGCGCACAAAACCGGAAACGACGGTCTTGGCGCCCGTGCCCAGCAGCCAGTTCTCGCCACTGAAAGATGCACCTTGTGCAATCGATTCAAGCTGTTTTTTCAGCTGGTCGATTTCTTCCTGGATTTTGGTCTTGTCGACACCCTCTTCGGTTGCCGCGACGATTTTCGACTTGATTTCCTTGACGACTTCGACGGTACTTTCCATCGCGGAATAAGCGACGTCGACCTTGGCCGCGCCGAGACCCAATGCATCCTGAACGGCGGAGAGAGCCATGTTGTCGGAACGCATGGTCGTCGCGATCGACCAATAGGCGGCGTTATCGGAGGCCGATTTTACGCGTAATCCAGAAGAAACTCTGGATTGTGTGTCTTCGAGCTGGCCGCTGATTGCGCGCAAGGTCTGGAGCGCCGACATGGCGGCGGTGTTCGTCAGAATACTTGTCATAATTGCCCCTCTGAGCTG
This window of the Agrobacterium fabrum str. C58 genome carries:
- a CDS encoding flagellin; translated protein: MTSILTNTAAMSALQTLRAISGQLEDTQSRVSSGLRVKSASDNAAYWSIATTMRSDNMALSAVQDALGLGAAKVDVAYSAMESTVEVVKEIKSKIVAATEEGVDKTKIQEEIDQLKKQLESIAQGASFSGENWLLGTGAKTVVSGFVRDGGGTVSVTKTDYTLIDTTAGTTTANVLFGLTGSPATLDTTKGIIGQPGTASGISVWDIDLKLFNSATPPTYTIGNLLTDVETAFQSISSASAALGSIKMRIGLQEDFVSKLTDSIDKGIGRLVDADMNEESTKLKALQTQQQLGIQSLSIANTSSENILSLFRQ